The following proteins come from a genomic window of Acinetobacter baumannii:
- a CDS encoding ShlB/FhaC/HecB family hemolysin secretion/activation protein encodes MLTKNFITSSIIFFAGFHQYVYAIEDVSLPSQVLQDQRLKELNQQLQDQLAQQTHYQNTKPLQDFKHLVVEESPCVTVKEISLIPLIGQSESDLKQFNFVIKAIKKHPQDILGKCIGTQSLHNIVNYAQNELLKKGFITSQIVVSPQDLSQGNLNLSIQIGRLNKIVIQEGKISSLQLKTGLPFKAGDIVNLKRLDQGLENLKRVYAVDMQITPATAQDKELTGYSDLILKLQALQKVNFNLSVDDSGNQDTGTYMGNIGIGINNPFHLNDILSLNVSHSLDNFHEDLNRSYFISYQLPVGYYDLGFSYNDYQYKQTVLGGNGPLLYHGNSQQANLNLSRVISRSGQHKTSVYGKLYHKESQSFIDDIEINVLHRRTSGWNLGVQHRQYLGNAVLDGSIDYRRGMGVGARTAPEENITDVYGNHLPVEGYSRAPLWSADLRYITPFLLLDKPAQYRLNWRGQYAPKILVPNDRFYIGGRYSVRGFDGELMLSGDNGQYLQQEISLNAPIPNTQFYMAVDQGWVNGRNSIPGQRYLLGSVLGLRTYQNSFYLDAFTGRGLIAPDSIKKDWITGFSINLSY; translated from the coding sequence ATGTTAACTAAGAACTTTATAACTTCTTCTATTATTTTTTTTGCGGGTTTTCATCAATATGTTTATGCGATTGAAGATGTCTCTTTACCCAGTCAGGTATTGCAAGATCAGCGTTTAAAAGAGCTTAACCAACAATTACAAGACCAGCTTGCTCAGCAAACTCATTATCAAAACACCAAGCCATTACAGGACTTTAAGCATCTGGTTGTTGAAGAAAGCCCATGCGTAACGGTTAAAGAAATTAGTCTTATCCCTTTAATTGGTCAGTCGGAATCTGACTTAAAGCAATTTAACTTTGTGATTAAGGCCATAAAAAAACACCCACAGGATATTCTGGGTAAATGTATTGGTACCCAAAGTTTGCATAACATTGTGAACTATGCCCAAAACGAACTTTTAAAAAAAGGTTTTATTACCAGTCAAATTGTCGTGAGTCCGCAAGACTTAAGTCAGGGGAATCTAAACCTGAGTATACAAATCGGACGCTTAAATAAGATTGTTATACAAGAAGGAAAAATTTCCTCATTACAGCTTAAGACTGGGTTGCCATTTAAAGCTGGCGACATTGTGAACCTAAAAAGGCTCGATCAGGGGCTGGAAAATCTAAAACGTGTCTATGCGGTAGATATGCAAATTACTCCCGCAACTGCTCAAGATAAAGAATTAACGGGCTATAGCGATTTAATACTCAAACTTCAAGCACTACAAAAAGTTAATTTCAATTTAAGTGTAGATGATTCGGGTAATCAGGACACTGGTACCTATATGGGGAATATTGGGATAGGTATCAATAACCCGTTTCATTTAAATGATATTTTATCGTTAAACGTGAGTCACTCATTAGATAACTTTCATGAAGATTTAAACCGAAGTTATTTCATTAGTTATCAGTTGCCTGTTGGTTATTATGATTTAGGTTTTAGCTACAATGACTATCAATATAAGCAAACAGTCTTAGGAGGGAATGGTCCACTGCTTTACCATGGCAACAGTCAGCAAGCCAACCTAAATTTATCTCGTGTGATTAGCCGTAGTGGGCAACATAAAACCAGCGTGTATGGAAAGCTTTATCATAAAGAAAGCCAAAGTTTTATTGACGATATTGAAATTAATGTTTTACACCGAAGAACCTCAGGCTGGAATTTAGGCGTTCAACACCGTCAATATTTAGGAAATGCGGTATTAGACGGCAGCATCGATTACCGTCGTGGGATGGGGGTGGGTGCCCGAACTGCACCAGAAGAAAATATTACCGATGTTTACGGAAACCATCTTCCTGTTGAAGGTTACTCCCGTGCTCCGCTTTGGAGTGCAGATCTGCGTTATATCACCCCATTTCTTTTGCTCGATAAACCTGCCCAGTACCGACTTAACTGGCGTGGGCAATATGCACCTAAAATTTTAGTACCCAATGACCGCTTTTATATTGGTGGGCGCTATAGCGTGCGTGGCTTCGATGGTGAACTCATGCTTTCAGGAGATAACGGCCAGTATCTACAGCAAGAAATCAGCTTGAATGCACCAATTCCAAATACCCAGTTTTACATGGCAGTTGATCAGGGCTGGGTAAATGGCCGCAATAGCATACCGGGTCAGCGTTATTTACTCGGGAGTGTTTTAGGTCTGCGCACCTATCAAAATAGTTTTTATCTGGATGCCTTTACAGGTCGCGGGCTGATTGCACCTGACAGCATAAAAAAAGACTGGATTACCGGTTTTAGTATCAATCTCTCTTATTAA
- a CDS encoding TetR/AcrR family transcriptional regulator, whose protein sequence is MQNLKTSSKKLQVIHTAIRLFVTYGFHTTGVDLIIKEAKITKATFYNYFHSKERLIEMCIAFQKSLLKEEVLAIIYSSRYRTSKYKLKEIINLHVKFNSLYYLLLKAFFEIKHMYVSAYRMAVEYRKWLLHEIFDLIFSLETHALKPNANLVLNLIDGLMFQILSSKSLEERDVVVERFLKI, encoded by the coding sequence ATGCAAAATTTAAAAACTTCTTCCAAAAAATTACAGGTTATTCATACTGCCATACGTCTATTTGTTACTTACGGTTTTCACACGACGGGCGTAGACCTAATTATTAAAGAAGCCAAAATAACCAAGGCGACTTTTTATAATTACTTTCACTCAAAAGAACGGTTAATTGAAATGTGCATCGCTTTTCAAAAAAGCCTGCTGAAAGAAGAAGTACTTGCCATTATTTACTCAAGTCGTTACCGCACTTCAAAGTACAAACTCAAAGAAATTATAAACTTACATGTTAAGTTTAATAGCCTGTATTACCTTTTGCTTAAAGCCTTTTTTGAAATTAAACATATGTATGTGAGCGCTTACCGTATGGCGGTTGAGTATAGAAAATGGCTACTTCATGAGATTTTTGACCTCATTTTTAGTTTAGAGACCCATGCATTAAAACCCAATGCCAATTTGGTTTTAAACCTAATTGATGGCTTGATGTTCCAGATTTTAAGCTCAAAGAGTTTGGAAGAGAGGGATGTGGTGGTGGAGAGGTTTTTAAAAATTTAA
- a CDS encoding bile acid:sodium symporter family protein, giving the protein MGSGLITVFLPIALAIIMAGLGLELTINDFKRVRQHPKAVFIALFCQLVILVGIAFIICKVLALPPMLAVGLMLLSASPGGPTANLFSYLYKGDIALNITLTAINSVIAAFTLPLIVNFAIQHFMENGQNVGLQFSKIIQVFLIILVPVGIGMLVRHFAPHTAEKLNKPVRIFAIFFLVSIIILAVARDYQNLMTYIGQIGLATLLFCVCSLMVGYFVPRLLGVNSFQAKACAFEIGIHNSTLAMTIAFTVMASSMAAMPAAVYSLFMYIVAAIFGTLLNRLEKKEIVQISTKTYSKNLQ; this is encoded by the coding sequence ATGGGTTCAGGATTAATTACCGTATTTTTACCAATTGCACTTGCAATTATTATGGCTGGTTTGGGTCTGGAGTTGACCATAAATGACTTTAAACGCGTGCGACAACACCCAAAAGCCGTCTTTATCGCATTATTTTGCCAACTGGTTATTTTAGTCGGTATTGCATTTATTATTTGTAAGGTTCTTGCTTTACCACCCATGCTTGCTGTTGGATTAATGCTCCTTTCTGCGTCACCAGGCGGGCCAACAGCTAATTTATTTAGTTATCTCTATAAAGGAGATATCGCTTTAAATATTACTTTAACGGCTATAAATTCGGTCATTGCTGCTTTTACACTTCCGTTAATTGTGAATTTTGCAATACAACACTTTATGGAAAATGGACAAAATGTAGGTTTGCAATTCTCTAAAATCATACAAGTTTTTCTTATTATTTTAGTGCCCGTTGGGATCGGGATGTTAGTCCGTCATTTTGCGCCGCATACGGCTGAAAAGCTCAATAAACCTGTGCGTATCTTTGCTATCTTTTTTCTCGTATCGATCATCATATTAGCAGTTGCGCGAGATTACCAAAATCTGATGACATATATTGGACAAATTGGATTGGCAACTTTGCTGTTTTGCGTATGTAGTTTAATGGTTGGCTATTTTGTTCCACGATTATTGGGTGTAAATAGCTTTCAGGCAAAAGCTTGCGCGTTTGAAATTGGAATTCATAACAGTACCTTAGCCATGACCATTGCTTTTACAGTAATGGCAAGCAGTATGGCCGCTATGCCAGCAGCAGTTTATTCATTATTTATGTACATTGTTGCTGCAATATTTGGCACATTGTTAAATCGTCTAGAAAAGAAAGAGATCGTACAAATATCAACTAAAACGTACTCAAAGAATCTTCAGTAA
- a CDS encoding AMP-binding protein, whose translation MTKQIWLDEYKQWNIESTITLPDEQTSLLDLWDNSFNKFQQRKAFIFADQSFSYAEIDLYSRKVATFLQSLGLEKGTRVAVMMPNIIQYPIISLAVIRAGYILVNINPLYTARELKHQLNDAGAKVLFILEQFLPVYDAVKEQVSVEQIITTTMTEMLVDQPTELDTLDSKKYAFKQILLKTNAQDYIRPKLILEDTALLQYTGGTTGVSKGAELTHKNIVANLLQNNVVFKSYFGDRDAFEDEIAICALPLYHIFGFTVCLLHSAMNKGYATVLVPNPRDLDALVHCFEKYRPTVFPAVNTLFNALINHEAFNKLDHSRLEITTGGGMAILKSTADGWEKLTGRIIREGYGLSETSPVATFNPPISNTFSGTIGIPVPSTDIAILDDEGHQLAPGETGEIAIRGPQVMKGYWNLPEETKAVMTADGFFRTGDIGFMNEKGYTKIIDRKKDMILVSGFNVFPNEIEEVLAQHPKILEVAVVGIADEKSGEVPKAFIVKKDDSLSVEEIQIYAKENLTGYKQPRYIQFINELPKSNVGKILRKELKV comes from the coding sequence ATGACAAAACAGATCTGGTTAGACGAATATAAGCAATGGAATATAGAAAGCACCATTACATTGCCGGATGAACAAACTTCACTTCTCGATTTATGGGACAACAGTTTTAATAAGTTCCAGCAAAGAAAGGCTTTTATATTTGCAGATCAATCTTTTTCTTATGCTGAAATCGATTTATATAGTCGAAAAGTAGCAACATTCTTGCAAAGTTTAGGGCTAGAAAAAGGTACACGTGTTGCCGTGATGATGCCCAATATTATTCAGTACCCAATTATTTCACTTGCCGTCATTCGTGCAGGTTATATTCTGGTCAATATTAACCCCCTCTATACAGCACGCGAGTTAAAGCATCAATTAAATGATGCAGGCGCAAAAGTCTTATTTATATTAGAACAGTTTTTACCTGTTTATGATGCTGTCAAAGAACAAGTGTCGGTTGAACAAATTATTACCACTACCATGACTGAAATGTTAGTTGACCAACCTACTGAATTAGACACCTTAGATTCTAAAAAATACGCTTTTAAGCAAATCTTATTGAAGACAAATGCCCAAGACTATATACGTCCTAAGCTTATTCTTGAGGACACTGCGCTTTTACAATATACCGGCGGAACAACAGGTGTATCCAAGGGCGCAGAATTAACCCATAAAAATATTGTTGCCAACTTATTACAAAATAATGTGGTTTTCAAAAGCTACTTTGGTGACCGAGATGCTTTTGAAGATGAAATAGCGATCTGTGCCTTACCGCTTTATCATATTTTTGGTTTTACTGTCTGTTTATTACACAGTGCAATGAATAAAGGTTATGCCACTGTTTTAGTTCCAAACCCGCGTGATTTAGATGCTCTCGTGCATTGTTTTGAAAAATATCGTCCCACGGTTTTTCCTGCTGTAAATACATTATTTAATGCACTGATTAATCATGAAGCCTTTAATAAGTTGGACCATAGCCGTTTAGAAATTACCACGGGCGGCGGTATGGCAATTTTGAAATCCACTGCCGATGGATGGGAAAAACTGACAGGACGTATTATCCGTGAAGGGTATGGCTTATCAGAAACTTCTCCTGTGGCGACCTTTAACCCGCCAATCTCTAATACTTTTAGTGGTACGATCGGTATTCCTGTACCGAGCACGGATATTGCAATTTTGGATGATGAAGGTCACCAATTAGCGCCCGGTGAAACTGGTGAAATTGCAATTCGTGGCCCGCAGGTCATGAAAGGTTATTGGAATTTACCTGAAGAAACGAAAGCGGTCATGACTGCTGATGGTTTCTTTAGAACGGGTGATATTGGCTTTATGAATGAAAAAGGCTACACCAAAATTATTGACCGTAAAAAAGACATGATTTTAGTTTCAGGCTTTAATGTTTTTCCGAACGAAATTGAAGAAGTTTTAGCCCAACATCCAAAAATTTTAGAAGTCGCCGTGGTTGGCATTGCAGATGAAAAATCGGGTGAGGTGCCGAAAGCCTTTATTGTCAAAAAAGATGACTCTTTATCGGTTGAAGAAATCCAAATCTATGCAAAAGAAAACCTGACTGGCTACAAACAACCACGCTATATTCAATTTATCAATGAATTACCCAAGTCGAATGTGGGTAAAATTTTAAGAAAAGAACTAAAAGTTTAA
- a CDS encoding outer membrane protein transport protein translates to MKKKTLVMVMASFCTSPLYAAAFDRTGQSISAFLQPGNYFEASLSVSDTSLEGQEAGTNPTRNSISDIANSDYRPSAALKLQLAPQFSFGFLYDQPFTSDSEYYGNNSFVAKPSDTILVPGIDSATLAQKTGGEAVTGNTKSNFVMQNFSLIFGYQPDKNWNFYAGPVYQTFKSNVNLRGQVFSLYNGYDFNAKEVGDWGWLAGFGYQIPEKAIKASLTYRSEIMHEVTANENAPLVDMLSTQQGRDFLDQHLAYMVSIGQLTESRKEALNRIVAGLPEAGTSGSTKFRAPESVNLEFQTGLRKGTLLFGNVRWVHWNDFEFKPYRFGEISEVVGVLSMPSRPNGFNLVRYYDDQWSANLGIGQRLSDKWSGSVSVGWDSGAGERVSTGGPAKGYYSVGLGAQYSPTSKYFISGGMKYLWLGDAKGQLGAQAGSEYYVGEYKNNYSIGYGLKIGYKF, encoded by the coding sequence ATGAAAAAGAAAACATTAGTCATGGTCATGGCTTCATTTTGTACGAGCCCACTCTATGCAGCAGCATTTGATCGAACAGGACAATCAATTTCTGCATTTCTACAACCTGGTAATTATTTTGAGGCAAGTTTATCTGTTTCAGACACTTCATTAGAAGGACAAGAAGCGGGTACAAACCCAACACGTAATAGTATTTCTGATATTGCAAACTCTGATTATCGTCCCAGTGCAGCCTTGAAATTACAGTTAGCACCTCAGTTTTCATTTGGTTTTCTTTACGATCAGCCATTTACTTCCGACTCTGAATATTACGGAAATAACAGCTTTGTTGCTAAGCCGAGTGATACGATTTTAGTACCGGGCATTGATTCAGCAACACTTGCCCAAAAGACTGGTGGAGAAGCCGTAACAGGGAACACCAAATCGAATTTTGTTATGCAAAATTTTAGTCTGATATTCGGTTATCAACCGGATAAAAACTGGAATTTTTATGCAGGTCCTGTTTATCAGACATTTAAAAGTAACGTCAATTTAAGAGGTCAAGTTTTCAGTTTATATAATGGCTATGACTTTAATGCCAAAGAAGTTGGAGATTGGGGATGGCTGGCAGGATTTGGTTATCAAATTCCCGAAAAAGCCATTAAAGCCTCATTGACCTATCGTTCAGAAATTATGCATGAAGTGACTGCTAATGAAAATGCGCCACTGGTTGATATGTTGAGTACGCAGCAAGGCCGTGATTTTCTTGATCAGCATTTGGCGTATATGGTTTCTATAGGACAACTCACTGAATCGCGGAAGGAGGCACTCAATCGTATTGTTGCGGGTTTACCTGAAGCAGGCACATCAGGCTCAACTAAGTTTAGAGCGCCAGAGTCAGTGAATTTGGAATTTCAGACCGGATTACGCAAAGGTACTTTATTGTTCGGTAACGTGCGTTGGGTTCACTGGAATGATTTTGAGTTTAAACCGTATCGTTTCGGTGAAATCTCAGAAGTTGTTGGAGTTCTATCAATGCCAAGTCGTCCAAATGGTTTTAATCTGGTTCGTTATTATGATGATCAATGGTCTGCCAATCTTGGAATTGGACAACGCCTTAGCGATAAATGGTCAGGTTCAGTTTCTGTAGGCTGGGACTCGGGAGCAGGTGAGCGGGTGTCCACAGGTGGGCCAGCTAAAGGTTATTACAGTGTTGGTCTTGGTGCGCAATATAGTCCAACTTCAAAATACTTTATTTCAGGTGGAATGAAGTATCTATGGCTCGGTGATGCCAAAGGACAGCTTGGTGCTCAAGCAGGCAGTGAATATTATGTTGGTGAATATAAAAATAACTATTCAATCGGTTACGGTTTGAAAATTGGTTATAAATTTTAA
- a CDS encoding acyl-CoA dehydrogenase has product MSNELILSRRDVDFLLFDWLKVEELSQRDTFAGQDRFEYTSVLNVYEALATDLFAPHNKKNDSNEPVFDGERVTVNPEVGVALKAFADAGLMSAAFPSDWNGMNLPNTIERAGMAYLLGANSGTAGYAFLTIGNANLLMAHGEPEKVKPYVNAMIEGKCFGTMCLSEPQAGSSLADIRTRAIKTKDGRYRLFGNKMWISGGEHDISDNIVHLVLAKIPDENGQLPAGVQGISLFTVPRKLLDENGQPSERNDVVLAGINHKMGYRGTVNCVLNFGEGRFTPEGEAGAIGELVGEAGKGLAYMFHMMNEARISVGLGAAALGYTGYLHALDYAKTRVQGRSRSERNPSSPQIPLIQHADVRRMLLAQKAYVSGALALCLYAARLTDDIHSLEDAEQSNQAHQLLDLLTPVVKSWSSEWGLVANDLAIQVHGGYGYTREYNVEQFYRDNRLNPIHEGTFGIQALDLLGRKTRLNQGLSMKLLHEKIMNTIAQAKAEPSLKDHADQLDQKWQLIRNVTEKLHALTDVELQLANAANYLEAFGHLVVGWLWLDQAVVIHKLMPNSTDPDFLYGKLAACDYFFGWEMPKIISWLAVLDPVETTPLNMSEEWF; this is encoded by the coding sequence ATGAGCAATGAATTAATTCTCTCTCGCCGTGATGTCGATTTTTTGCTATTCGACTGGCTAAAAGTCGAAGAACTCAGCCAACGCGATACTTTTGCAGGACAGGACCGTTTTGAATATACATCTGTTTTAAACGTTTACGAGGCTTTGGCAACCGATTTATTTGCTCCTCATAATAAAAAAAATGACAGTAACGAACCTGTTTTTGATGGTGAACGTGTAACTGTTAATCCTGAAGTCGGGGTCGCACTTAAGGCCTTTGCTGATGCAGGTTTGATGAGTGCAGCGTTTCCGTCAGATTGGAATGGAATGAACTTACCCAATACCATTGAGCGTGCAGGTATGGCATATCTACTCGGTGCCAATTCAGGAACAGCGGGCTATGCCTTTTTAACCATTGGTAATGCAAATTTATTAATGGCTCATGGTGAACCTGAAAAAGTTAAACCCTATGTCAACGCCATGATAGAAGGCAAATGTTTCGGAACGATGTGTTTATCGGAGCCGCAAGCAGGTTCAAGTCTGGCTGATATTCGTACACGTGCGATTAAAACAAAAGATGGTCGTTATCGTTTGTTTGGAAACAAAATGTGGATTTCAGGTGGCGAGCACGATATCTCTGACAATATTGTTCATTTGGTTTTGGCAAAAATTCCAGATGAAAATGGACAATTACCAGCAGGTGTGCAAGGCATTTCTCTGTTTACCGTACCGCGCAAATTACTCGATGAAAATGGACAGCCAAGTGAACGCAATGATGTGGTATTAGCTGGAATTAACCACAAGATGGGTTATCGGGGAACAGTGAATTGTGTGCTGAATTTTGGGGAAGGTCGTTTCACACCCGAAGGAGAAGCAGGCGCAATTGGTGAACTAGTCGGCGAAGCTGGTAAAGGGCTGGCCTATATGTTCCATATGATGAATGAAGCCCGAATTTCGGTTGGACTTGGGGCAGCAGCATTAGGATATACAGGTTATCTTCATGCTTTAGATTATGCAAAAACACGAGTACAAGGTCGCTCTCGTAGTGAACGCAATCCAAGTTCCCCACAAATCCCGCTCATTCAACATGCAGATGTACGCCGTATGCTCTTGGCGCAAAAAGCATATGTCTCAGGCGCATTAGCACTGTGCCTATATGCAGCCCGATTAACCGATGATATTCACTCCCTTGAAGATGCCGAGCAAAGCAATCAAGCCCATCAATTACTTGATCTATTAACACCAGTAGTGAAAAGCTGGTCTTCTGAATGGGGACTTGTGGCAAATGATTTAGCTATTCAAGTTCATGGCGGCTACGGTTATACCCGTGAATATAATGTTGAACAGTTTTATCGGGACAATCGACTTAACCCGATTCATGAAGGAACATTTGGCATTCAGGCACTCGATTTATTAGGGCGAAAAACTCGTCTTAATCAGGGGCTGTCGATGAAGCTATTACATGAAAAAATCATGAATACGATCGCACAAGCCAAAGCTGAGCCTTCTTTAAAAGATCATGCAGATCAATTAGACCAAAAGTGGCAACTCATCCGAAATGTAACAGAGAAATTGCATGCATTAACCGATGTAGAACTTCAACTGGCAAATGCCGCCAATTATCTGGAAGCTTTTGGGCATCTTGTAGTGGGGTGGTTATGGCTTGATCAAGCGGTAGTCATTCATAAACTCATGCCGAACTCAACAGATCCTGATTTTCTGTATGGGAAGCTTGCAGCGTGTGATTATTTCTTTGGCTGGGAAATGCCGAAAATTATAAGTTGGTTAGCGGTACTTGATCCGGTAGAGACGACTCCACTCAATATGTCAGAAGAATGGTTCTAG
- a CDS encoding MaoC family dehydratase, with the protein MTKNTLSIDQLVELQGQALGSSQWMTIDQSMINTFADVTQDHQFIHVDEEAARQTPFGGTIAHGFLTLSLLSAMAAQVLPTVQGQKSGVNYGINNLRFISPVYSGKRVRGNFHLKNVSQKNEGSYQLIMEVTIEIEDQAKPALVAEWLTLVNV; encoded by the coding sequence TTGACAAAAAATACATTAAGCATCGACCAACTGGTTGAGTTGCAAGGTCAAGCATTAGGTAGCTCGCAATGGATGACCATTGATCAAAGCATGATTAACACCTTTGCGGATGTCACACAAGATCATCAATTTATTCACGTGGATGAAGAAGCTGCTCGCCAGACACCTTTTGGTGGCACGATTGCCCACGGTTTTTTAACACTCTCTTTACTTTCAGCGATGGCCGCTCAAGTCTTGCCGACTGTACAGGGGCAGAAATCTGGCGTGAATTATGGCATCAATAATTTGCGTTTTATTAGTCCTGTATATAGCGGTAAGCGGGTGCGTGGAAATTTTCACTTAAAAAATGTTTCCCAAAAAAATGAGGGAAGTTATCAGTTGATCATGGAAGTCACGATTGAAATCGAAGATCAGGCAAAACCGGCACTTGTGGCCGAGTGGCTTACACTTGTAAATGTATAG
- a CDS encoding SDR family NAD(P)-dependent oxidoreductase, whose amino-acid sequence MTINLSNRVAIVTGAGAGLGREHALLLARLGAKVVVNDLGSDVNGKGGSTMAAQKVVDEIIAAGGEAMANGASVTDIEQVQQMVDETIARWGRVDILINNAGILRDKTFSKMSLDDFRTVIDVHLMGAVNCTKAVWDIMREQKYGRIVMTTSSSGLYGNFGQSNYSAAKMALVGLMQTLALEGEKSNVRVNCLAPTAATRMLEGLLPEEALKALAPSAVSPAIATLVSEDAPTRMILCAGAGSFEAAHITLTQGIYLGTDEQVPHVLAQRLADVSDRTDEFVPVRGGAQGELELKKASLMAGE is encoded by the coding sequence ATGACAATTAATTTAAGCAATCGAGTGGCTATTGTTACAGGTGCAGGCGCAGGTCTAGGGCGGGAACATGCATTGTTACTGGCTCGTTTGGGTGCAAAAGTGGTCGTGAATGATCTTGGTAGCGATGTAAACGGAAAAGGTGGCTCAACCATGGCGGCCCAAAAAGTCGTGGATGAAATTATTGCGGCTGGTGGTGAGGCGATGGCAAATGGTGCTTCAGTCACTGATATTGAACAAGTTCAACAGATGGTAGATGAAACCATTGCCCGTTGGGGACGTGTAGATATTTTAATTAATAACGCTGGAATTCTTCGAGATAAAACTTTTAGCAAAATGTCACTAGATGACTTTCGTACCGTGATTGATGTCCACTTAATGGGGGCAGTAAATTGCACAAAAGCGGTATGGGATATCATGCGCGAGCAAAAATATGGTCGTATTGTTATGACGACTTCATCATCTGGTCTATATGGCAACTTTGGGCAGTCCAACTACAGTGCTGCAAAAATGGCATTGGTTGGACTCATGCAGACACTGGCTTTAGAGGGTGAAAAATCTAATGTTCGGGTGAATTGTTTAGCACCAACAGCTGCAACTCGTATGCTTGAAGGATTATTACCCGAAGAAGCCCTTAAAGCTCTTGCTCCAAGTGCGGTCAGTCCTGCAATCGCGACTTTGGTTAGCGAAGATGCACCTACCCGTATGATTCTTTGTGCTGGCGCAGGTAGTTTTGAAGCTGCCCACATTACCCTTACGCAAGGAATTTATTTAGGTACGGATGAACAAGTTCCGCATGTTTTAGCACAACGTTTAGCTGATGTTTCAGACCGAACAGATGAGTTTGTGCCTGTCAGAGGAGGCGCTCAGGGTGAGCTTGAGCTGAAAAAAGCTTCATTAATGGCAGGAGAGTAA
- a CDS encoding SDR family NAD(P)-dependent oxidoreductase has protein sequence MYEHYSGQVVLITGAASGFGALLAEQLAKYGAKLVLGDLNIEGLNTVVEPLRQAGVEVVAQVCDVSCEADVQALVQSAVTQFGRVDVGINNAGMSPPMKSFIDTDEADLDLSFAVNAKGVFFGMKHQIRQMLQQGGGIILNVASVAGLGAAPKLAAYAAAKHAVVGLTKTAAVEYANKGIRVNAICPFYTTTPMVVDSELKEKQDFLGQASPMKRLGHPSEVVAMMLMMCAKENSYLTGQAIAIDGGVTAY, from the coding sequence ATGTACGAACATTATTCAGGTCAAGTGGTCTTAATCACAGGTGCGGCGAGTGGATTTGGTGCATTGCTGGCAGAGCAACTGGCAAAGTATGGTGCAAAATTAGTGTTGGGTGACTTGAATATTGAAGGGTTAAATACCGTAGTTGAACCGCTACGCCAAGCAGGAGTGGAAGTGGTTGCGCAAGTGTGTGATGTCAGCTGTGAAGCAGATGTACAGGCTTTGGTGCAAAGTGCAGTTACTCAGTTTGGTAGAGTCGATGTCGGGATCAATAATGCAGGTATGAGTCCGCCTATGAAAAGCTTTATTGATACCGATGAAGCAGATCTGGATTTGAGTTTTGCCGTCAATGCCAAAGGTGTGTTCTTTGGAATGAAGCATCAAATTCGTCAGATGTTGCAACAAGGTGGGGGCATTATTCTGAATGTTGCTTCTGTTGCAGGTTTAGGCGCTGCTCCCAAATTGGCTGCCTATGCTGCGGCAAAGCATGCTGTGGTGGGATTAACCAAAACAGCAGCGGTTGAATATGCAAATAAAGGCATTCGAGTTAATGCAATTTGTCCATTTTATACAACCACCCCGATGGTGGTCGACAGTGAACTCAAAGAGAAACAAGACTTTTTAGGGCAAGCCTCGCCAATGAAGCGTCTTGGCCATCCAAGCGAAGTGGTGGCAATGATGCTGATGATGTGTGCCAAAGAAAACTCATATCTCACAGGTCAAGCCATTGCAATTGATGGCGGCGTGACAGCTTATTAA